The Acinonyx jubatus isolate Ajub_Pintada_27869175 chromosome E3, VMU_Ajub_asm_v1.0, whole genome shotgun sequence genome has a window encoding:
- the LOC106970565 gene encoding proline-rich protein 36, translating to MELSRNSVEETRKRTGLGRCRHFFWLGVAFDTVGATVLFTGVFARLVFSDLLLYLGSIIIFLSLLWWVFWYTGNIELTAEEPSKRPFHVLSSTMVDALSQTVSHRFSLTICNVSRNLRGFRRRCSRRRFLQTVASLDMTVTGQLENRLEKEDQDKDATQSVQESGDAQDLRAEDLGPKPEPVGSSEGVRSPGPGAGLPGFVKGSSSTHLGLPEFIVSPPDRPRAPAVLPFRSQHGVPWASARQPPAVRSLRIQPAVSLAPAGQPAHSLASGSQAAPILASKSLPAAPSTSMSQPGLVPASQSQSLVSLPTQSQPLVPVASQSHLLVPVASQGHPLVPASAQSNLQALLASQSYRLLSAASQSHLQAPLASQSQTENLSLVSETTSPVALAPQAQALSTPVSVIQLLSSQSFQNQTVDLRLSLAVPDFQALCHTQQDPQSIMSLVREMTPSQMTPSQSASAQEFQKPVAQASETPLPASQELSQEPPATASPPPGSQAQQSVPPENTPVPASETRSHPP from the coding sequence ATGGAGCTTTCAAGAAACTCCGTGGAGGAGACCCGGAAGCGGACGGGCCTCGGCCGTTGCAGGCATTTCTTCTGGCTGGGCGTCGCCTTCGACACGGTGGGCGCGACCGTGCTGTTCACAGGGGTCTTCGCGCGCCTGGTCTTCTCCGACCTGCTGCTCTACCTGGGTTCCATCATCATCTTCCTCAGCCTGCTGTGGTGGGTCTTCTGGTACACCGGCAACATCGAACTGACTGCGGAAGAGCCCTCGAAGAGGCCGTTCCACGTGCTCTCCTCCACCATGGTGGACGCGCTAAGCCAGACGGTCAGCCACCGCTTCTCTCTCACCATCTGCAACGTGTCCCGGAACTTGAGGGGCTTCCGGCGGCGCTGCAGCCGCAGGAGGTTCCTTCAGACCGTTGCTTCGCTGGATATGACCGTCACGGGCCAGCTCGAAAACCGGCTGGAGAAGGAGGACCAGGACAAAGACGCGACGCAAAGTGTCCAGGAGAGCGGCGACGCGCAAGACCTGCGCGCAGAGGACCTGGGCCCCAAACCTGAACCGGTCGGAAGTTCCGAGGGAGTTCgctccccaggccctggggccGGGCTGCCAGGGTTCGTGAAGGGATCGTCATCCACGCATCTGGGGCTGCCTGAGTTCATTGTGTCTCCTCCCGACCGGCCTCGGGCCCCAGCCGTCCTCCCCTTCAGGAGCCAGCACGGAGTCCCCTGGGCCTCCGCCCGCCAGCCTCCAGCTGTGCGTTCTTTGAGGATCCAGCCTGCAGTCAGTCTTGCCCCTGCGGGTCAGCCTGCCCACTCCTTGGCTTCCGGCAGTCAGGCTGCGCCCATCCTGGCTTCTAAGAGTCTGCCCGCTGCCCCCTCGACCTCCATGAGTCAACCTGGACTCGTCCCTGCCTCTCAGAGCCAGTCCTTGGTGTCTCTGCCAACGCAGAGCCAACCCTTGGTGCCCGTGGCCAGTCAGAGCCACCTCTTGGTGCCCGTGGCCTCTCAGGGTCATCCCCTGGTGCCAGCATCTGCGCAGAGCAACCTCCAGGCCCTTTTGGCCTCTCAAAGCTACCGGCTGTTGTCTGCAGCCTCACAGAGCCACCTCCAAGCCCCCCTAGCCTCACAGAGCCAGACTGAGAATCTTTCTCTGGTCTCTGAAACTACATCTCCAGTTGCTCTGGCTCCCCAAGCCCAGGCCCTGAGCACCCCAGTGTCTGTGATCCAGCTTCTGTCATCCCAGTCTTTTCAGAACCAAACTGTGGACCTGCGGCTCTCCCTTGCTGTCCCGGACTTTCAGGCCCTGTGTCACACCCAGCAGGACCCCCAGAGCATCATGTCTTTAGTTCGAGAGATGACTCCCAGCCAGATGACTCCCAGCCAGTCTGCGTCTGCCCAAGAGTTTCAGAAGCCAGTTGCACAGGCTTCTGAGACTCCCCTACCAGCGAGCCAGGAGCTGAGTCAGGAACCCCCTGCCACCGCATCTCCACCCCCTGGGTCCCAGGCCCAGCAGTCAGTGCCCCCTGAGAACACACCTGTCCCTGCCTCAGAGACGAGAAGTCACCCTCCCTAG
- the RRN3 gene encoding RNA polymerase I-specific transcription initiation factor RRN3 isoform X3 — MAAPLLHTRLPGDAAASASAVKTLGASRTGLSDMLTLENDFFNSPPRKTVRFGGTVTEVLLKYKKGETNDFELLKNQLSDPDIKDDQIINWLLEFRSSIMYLTKDFEQLINILLRLQWLNRSQTVVEEYLAFLGNLVSAQTVFLRPCLSMIVSHFVPPRVVIKEGDVDVSDSDDEDDNLPATFDTCHRALQIIARYVPSTPWFLMPILVDKFPFVRKSERTLECYVHNLLRISIYFPTLRHEILELVIEKLLKLDVNASRQDIEDAEEVAAQTGGGTDAPEGLFSMDEDEDPGGETKADAQRPDRMVHPVAERLDILLSLLLSYIKDVCHVDGKVDNNKTKDLYRDLITIFDKLLLPTHASCHVQFFMFYLCSFKLGFAEAFLEHLWKKLQDPNNPAIIRQAAGNYIGSFLARAKFIPLITVKSCLDLLVNWLHMYLNNQDLGTKAFCDVALHGPFYSACQAVFYTFVFRHKQLLSGNLKEGLTYLQSLNFERIVMSQLNPLKICLPSVVNFFAAITSKYQLVFCYTIIERNNRQMLPVIRSTAGGDSVRTCTNPLDTFFPFDPCVLKRSKKFIDPIYQIWENMSAEELQEFTKPVRKVVEDEDDDFLKGEVGVAPSSFDPHFRSPSSSVGSPPVFYLPDQSPVTTRICD; from the exons ATGGCGGCCCCGCTGCTTCACACGCGGTTGCCGGGAGATGCGGCAGCCTCAGCGTCTGCAGTCAAGACGCTGGGGGCGTCGAGGACCGG ACTTTCAGATATGCTCACGTTAGAGAATGATTTCTTCAATTCTCCTCCAAGAAAAACCGTTCGGTTTGGTGGGACTGTGACAGAAGTCTTGTTGAAGTACAAAAAG GGTGAAACAAATGACTTTGAGTTGTTGAAGAACCAGCTGTCAGATCCAGACATAAAG GATGACCAAATCATTAACTGGCTGTTAGAATTCCGTTCTTCCATCATGTACTTGACTAAAGACTTTGAACAGcttatcaatattttattg AGATTGCAGTGGTTAAACAGAAGTCAGACGGTGGTGGAGGAGTATTTGGCTTTTCTTGGTAATCTTGTATCGGCACAGACTGTCTTCCTTAGACCGTGTCTCAGCATGATTGTTTCTCATTTTGTACCTC CACGAGTGGTCATTAAAGAAGGTGACGTAGATGTTTCGGATTCCGATGACGAAGATGATA ATCTTCCTGCCACTTTTGACACCTGTCACAGAGCCTTGCAAATAATAGCAAGATATGTCCCATC gacaCCGTGGTTTCTTATGCCAATATTGGTGGACAAATTTCCATTTGTTCGAAAATCCGAGAGAACCTTG gAATGTTATGTTCATAACTTGCTAAGGATTAGTATATATTTTCCAACCTTGAGGCATGAAATTCTAGAGCTTGTGATTGAAAAGTTACTCAAGTTGGAT GTGAACGCATCCCGGCAAGATATTGAGGATGCCGAAGAAGTAGCTGCTCAGACTGGCGGTGGGACAGATGCCCCAGAAGGACTCTTCAGCATG GATGAGGACGAAGACCCTGGCGGTGAAACAAAGGCTGACGCACAAAGGCCCGATCGTATGGTGCATCCTGTAGCCGAGCGCCTGGACATCCTGCTGTCTTTGCTTCTGTCCTACATTAAGGACGTCTGCCATGTAGACG GTAAGGTagataacaacaaaacaaaggatttaTATCGAGATCTGATAACCATCTTTGACAAACTCCTGTTGCCCACTCACGCCTCCTGCCATGTACAGTTTTTCATGTTTTACCTCTGCAGCTTTAAATTG GGATTTGCAGAAGCATTTTTGGAGCATCTCTGGAAAAAATTGCAGGATCCAAATAATCCTGCCATCATCAGGCAAGCTGCTGGAAATTATATTGGAAGCTTTTTGGCAAGAGCTAAATTTATTCCTCTTAT tacTGTAAAATCATGCCTAGATCTTTTGGTTAACTGGCTGCACATGTACCTTAATAACCAGGATTTGGGAACAAAGGCCTTTTGTGATGTTGCTCTCCATGGACCATTTTATTCAGCCTGCCAAGCTGTGTTCTACACTTTTGTTTTTAGACACAAGCAGCTTTTAAGTGGAAACCTCAAAGAAG gTTTGACATACCTTCAGAGTCTAAATTTTGAACGTATAGTGATGAGTCAGCTAAATCCCCTGAAGATTTGTCTGCCTTCGGTAGTTAACTTTTTTGCTGCAATCACAAG TAAATACCAGCTGGTCTTCTGCTACACGATCATTGAGAGGAACAATCGCCAGATGCTCCCAGTTATTAGAAGTACAGCCGGAGGGGACTCTGTGCGAACCTGCACGAACCCACTCGACACCTTCTTCCCCTTCGATCCTTGTGTGCTTAAGAG GTCGAAGAAATTCATTGATCCTATTTATCAGATCTGGGAAAACATGAGTGCAGAGGAGCTTCAAGAGTTTACGAAACCTGTCAGAAAG GTGGTGGAGGATGAAGATGATGACTTTTTGAAAGGTGAAGTTGGCGTGGCCCCGAGCTCCTTTGACCCGCATTTCCGAAGTCCCTCAAGCAGCGTGGGCTCCCCTCCTGTGTTCTACCTGCCAGACCAGTCCCCTGTGACCACGAGGATTTGTGATTGA
- the RRN3 gene encoding RNA polymerase I-specific transcription initiation factor RRN3 isoform X2 has product MAAPLLHTRLPGDAAASASAVKTLGASRTGLSDMLTLENDFFNSPPRKTVRFGGTVTEVLLKYKKGETNDFELLKNQLSDPDIKDDQIINWLLEFRSSIMYLTKDFEQLINILLRLQWLNRSQTVVEEYLAFLGNLVSAQTVFLRPCLSMIVSHFVPPRVVIKEGDVDVSDSDDEDDNLPATFDTCHRALQIIARYVPSTPWFLMPILVDKFPFVRKSERTLECYVHNLLRISIYFPTLRHEILELVIEKLLKLDVNASRQDIEDAEEVAAQTGGGTDAPEGLFSMDEDEDPGGETKADAQRPDRMVHPVAERLDILLSLLLSYIKDVCHVDGKVDNNKTKDLYRDLITIFDKLLLPTHASCHVQFFMFYLCSFKLGFAEAFLEHLWKKLQDPNNPAIIRQAAGNYIGSFLARAKFIPLITVKSCLDLLVNWLHMYLNNQDLGTKAFCDVALHGPFYSACQAVFYTFVFRHKQLLSGNLKEGLTYLQSLNFERIVMSQLNPLKICLPSVVNFFAAITSKYQLVFCYTIIERNNRQMLPVIRSTAGGDSVRTCTNPLDTFFPFDPCVLKRSKKFIDPIYQIWENMSAEELQEFTKPVRKQVVEDEDDDFLKGEVGVAPSSFDPHFRSPSSSVGSPPVFYLPDQSPVTTRICD; this is encoded by the exons ATGGCGGCCCCGCTGCTTCACACGCGGTTGCCGGGAGATGCGGCAGCCTCAGCGTCTGCAGTCAAGACGCTGGGGGCGTCGAGGACCGG ACTTTCAGATATGCTCACGTTAGAGAATGATTTCTTCAATTCTCCTCCAAGAAAAACCGTTCGGTTTGGTGGGACTGTGACAGAAGTCTTGTTGAAGTACAAAAAG GGTGAAACAAATGACTTTGAGTTGTTGAAGAACCAGCTGTCAGATCCAGACATAAAG GATGACCAAATCATTAACTGGCTGTTAGAATTCCGTTCTTCCATCATGTACTTGACTAAAGACTTTGAACAGcttatcaatattttattg AGATTGCAGTGGTTAAACAGAAGTCAGACGGTGGTGGAGGAGTATTTGGCTTTTCTTGGTAATCTTGTATCGGCACAGACTGTCTTCCTTAGACCGTGTCTCAGCATGATTGTTTCTCATTTTGTACCTC CACGAGTGGTCATTAAAGAAGGTGACGTAGATGTTTCGGATTCCGATGACGAAGATGATA ATCTTCCTGCCACTTTTGACACCTGTCACAGAGCCTTGCAAATAATAGCAAGATATGTCCCATC gacaCCGTGGTTTCTTATGCCAATATTGGTGGACAAATTTCCATTTGTTCGAAAATCCGAGAGAACCTTG gAATGTTATGTTCATAACTTGCTAAGGATTAGTATATATTTTCCAACCTTGAGGCATGAAATTCTAGAGCTTGTGATTGAAAAGTTACTCAAGTTGGAT GTGAACGCATCCCGGCAAGATATTGAGGATGCCGAAGAAGTAGCTGCTCAGACTGGCGGTGGGACAGATGCCCCAGAAGGACTCTTCAGCATG GATGAGGACGAAGACCCTGGCGGTGAAACAAAGGCTGACGCACAAAGGCCCGATCGTATGGTGCATCCTGTAGCCGAGCGCCTGGACATCCTGCTGTCTTTGCTTCTGTCCTACATTAAGGACGTCTGCCATGTAGACG GTAAGGTagataacaacaaaacaaaggatttaTATCGAGATCTGATAACCATCTTTGACAAACTCCTGTTGCCCACTCACGCCTCCTGCCATGTACAGTTTTTCATGTTTTACCTCTGCAGCTTTAAATTG GGATTTGCAGAAGCATTTTTGGAGCATCTCTGGAAAAAATTGCAGGATCCAAATAATCCTGCCATCATCAGGCAAGCTGCTGGAAATTATATTGGAAGCTTTTTGGCAAGAGCTAAATTTATTCCTCTTAT tacTGTAAAATCATGCCTAGATCTTTTGGTTAACTGGCTGCACATGTACCTTAATAACCAGGATTTGGGAACAAAGGCCTTTTGTGATGTTGCTCTCCATGGACCATTTTATTCAGCCTGCCAAGCTGTGTTCTACACTTTTGTTTTTAGACACAAGCAGCTTTTAAGTGGAAACCTCAAAGAAG gTTTGACATACCTTCAGAGTCTAAATTTTGAACGTATAGTGATGAGTCAGCTAAATCCCCTGAAGATTTGTCTGCCTTCGGTAGTTAACTTTTTTGCTGCAATCACAAG TAAATACCAGCTGGTCTTCTGCTACACGATCATTGAGAGGAACAATCGCCAGATGCTCCCAGTTATTAGAAGTACAGCCGGAGGGGACTCTGTGCGAACCTGCACGAACCCACTCGACACCTTCTTCCCCTTCGATCCTTGTGTGCTTAAGAG GTCGAAGAAATTCATTGATCCTATTTATCAGATCTGGGAAAACATGAGTGCAGAGGAGCTTCAAGAGTTTACGAAACCTGTCAGAAAG CAGGTGGTGGAGGATGAAGATGATGACTTTTTGAAAGGTGAAGTTGGCGTGGCCCCGAGCTCCTTTGACCCGCATTTCCGAAGTCCCTCAAGCAGCGTGGGCTCCCCTCCTGTGTTCTACCTGCCAGACCAGTCCCCTGTGACCACGAGGATTTGTGATTGA
- the RRN3 gene encoding RNA polymerase I-specific transcription initiation factor RRN3 isoform X1 — translation MAAPLLHTRLPGDAAASASAVKTLGASRTGLSDMLTLENDFFNSPPRKTVRFGGTVTEVLLKYKKGETNDFELLKNQLSDPDIKDDQIINWLLEFRSSIMYLTKDFEQLINILLRLQWLNRSQTVVEEYLAFLGNLVSAQTVFLRPCLSMIVSHFVPPRVVIKEGDVDVSDSDDEDDNLPATFDTCHRALQIIARYVPSTPWFLMPILVDKFPFVRKSERTLECYVHNLLRISIYFPTLRHEILELVIEKLLKLDVNASRQDIEDAEEVAAQTGGGTDAPEGLFSMDEDEDPGGETKADAQRPDRMVHPVAERLDILLSLLLSYIKDVCHVDGKVDNNKTKDLYRDLITIFDKLLLPTHASCHVQFFMFYLCSFKLGFAEAFLEHLWKKLQDPNNPAIIRQAAGNYIGSFLARAKFIPLITVKSCLDLLVNWLHMYLNNQDLGTKAFCDVALHGPFYSACQAVFYTFVFRHKQLLSGNLKEGLTYLQSLNFERIVMSQLNPLKICLPSVVNFFAAITSKYQLVFCYTIIERNNRQMLPVIRSTAGGDSVRTCTNPLDTFFPFDPCVLKRWVLLVPLSVVNLRVVSIGFPTSGVSWSSSGHSCLCIGNSREYPLDAAACSEHTGRGRSLAQEESWIDTKGLVIYFLFFFKPVGLNIKGDGDRRAWMGRMLPFRGS, via the exons ATGGCGGCCCCGCTGCTTCACACGCGGTTGCCGGGAGATGCGGCAGCCTCAGCGTCTGCAGTCAAGACGCTGGGGGCGTCGAGGACCGG ACTTTCAGATATGCTCACGTTAGAGAATGATTTCTTCAATTCTCCTCCAAGAAAAACCGTTCGGTTTGGTGGGACTGTGACAGAAGTCTTGTTGAAGTACAAAAAG GGTGAAACAAATGACTTTGAGTTGTTGAAGAACCAGCTGTCAGATCCAGACATAAAG GATGACCAAATCATTAACTGGCTGTTAGAATTCCGTTCTTCCATCATGTACTTGACTAAAGACTTTGAACAGcttatcaatattttattg AGATTGCAGTGGTTAAACAGAAGTCAGACGGTGGTGGAGGAGTATTTGGCTTTTCTTGGTAATCTTGTATCGGCACAGACTGTCTTCCTTAGACCGTGTCTCAGCATGATTGTTTCTCATTTTGTACCTC CACGAGTGGTCATTAAAGAAGGTGACGTAGATGTTTCGGATTCCGATGACGAAGATGATA ATCTTCCTGCCACTTTTGACACCTGTCACAGAGCCTTGCAAATAATAGCAAGATATGTCCCATC gacaCCGTGGTTTCTTATGCCAATATTGGTGGACAAATTTCCATTTGTTCGAAAATCCGAGAGAACCTTG gAATGTTATGTTCATAACTTGCTAAGGATTAGTATATATTTTCCAACCTTGAGGCATGAAATTCTAGAGCTTGTGATTGAAAAGTTACTCAAGTTGGAT GTGAACGCATCCCGGCAAGATATTGAGGATGCCGAAGAAGTAGCTGCTCAGACTGGCGGTGGGACAGATGCCCCAGAAGGACTCTTCAGCATG GATGAGGACGAAGACCCTGGCGGTGAAACAAAGGCTGACGCACAAAGGCCCGATCGTATGGTGCATCCTGTAGCCGAGCGCCTGGACATCCTGCTGTCTTTGCTTCTGTCCTACATTAAGGACGTCTGCCATGTAGACG GTAAGGTagataacaacaaaacaaaggatttaTATCGAGATCTGATAACCATCTTTGACAAACTCCTGTTGCCCACTCACGCCTCCTGCCATGTACAGTTTTTCATGTTTTACCTCTGCAGCTTTAAATTG GGATTTGCAGAAGCATTTTTGGAGCATCTCTGGAAAAAATTGCAGGATCCAAATAATCCTGCCATCATCAGGCAAGCTGCTGGAAATTATATTGGAAGCTTTTTGGCAAGAGCTAAATTTATTCCTCTTAT tacTGTAAAATCATGCCTAGATCTTTTGGTTAACTGGCTGCACATGTACCTTAATAACCAGGATTTGGGAACAAAGGCCTTTTGTGATGTTGCTCTCCATGGACCATTTTATTCAGCCTGCCAAGCTGTGTTCTACACTTTTGTTTTTAGACACAAGCAGCTTTTAAGTGGAAACCTCAAAGAAG gTTTGACATACCTTCAGAGTCTAAATTTTGAACGTATAGTGATGAGTCAGCTAAATCCCCTGAAGATTTGTCTGCCTTCGGTAGTTAACTTTTTTGCTGCAATCACAAG TAAATACCAGCTGGTCTTCTGCTACACGATCATTGAGAGGAACAATCGCCAGATGCTCCCAGTTATTAGAAGTACAGCCGGAGGGGACTCTGTGCGAACCTGCACGAACCCACTCGACACCTTCTTCCCCTTCGATCCTTGTGTGCTTAAGAGGTGGGTGCTCTTAGTCCCCCTGTCGGTGGTGAATTTACGTGTGGTGTCTATTGGCTTTCCCACGAGTGGGGTTTCCTGGTCATCGAGTGGCCATTCGTGTCTGTGTATCGGCAACTCACG GGAATACCCGTTAGACGCTGCGGCCTGCTCTGAGCACACTGGGCGGGGCCGATCTTTAGCTCAGGAAGAATCCTGGATTGACACCAAAggtcttgtgatttattttttgtttttctttaaacctgTTGGTTTAAACATAAAAGGGGATGGGGATAGAAGAGCCTGGATGGGGAGGATGCTGCCCTTTCGTGGTTCATAA